Proteins from one Oryza sativa Japonica Group chromosome 12, ASM3414082v1 genomic window:
- the LOC4351473 gene encoding uncharacterized protein, with the protein MRSGRYDLRSNLKRDEKTDFVMTYSKKHRIKEDIVCNEGEIAESLVSGDLPCESNQGVFWSELSGEVASNLSKSVVSLALHDGNTMLFVCSGIAVHRNGHVIKLLTSASLLKAFNDARKDHDNLKVEVHHEDTVVIGFLREYNLDHNMAAVIVENLPDLRPVPFNNVQKFVPHSKVVALGRDISGKLMTTSGVLIGESYNGYLMSSTCKFSEVYEGGPLFDFDGDFLGMNLSFTTEGTVFVPGDRVLDQLVNCILDHEVRFAARLEALKEVWVGESPSGEMPSSHQVHRDVLNKDRYGDLESLGYPEPPKSKDGMILAYTFEEPFGDIFGKGVWSELSEDVASSICENTVALASFNGDKRTFACTGFFIEWNECATILTSANLLRDSSDENRIAENLRIEVLLPNNLRTVGTVQHYNLHYNVALVSVKDHCVRQPVKIQPYGHNCRKLLAVGRIFESGRLMAARGQQFPTVVTHDCKFLSYSGCTTTKAGIGGPLLCFDGTFVGMNFYDEGVEGTAFLSWCEIREILKYFKTKGAVAEHSHGNPSDVLDWKIAGDDSVHPDRWPVPMPYWTLPEDLVQRKLAAKIRRQEAILC; encoded by the exons ATGCGGAGCGGTCGTTATGATCTCAGAAGTAACTTGAAGAGGGATGAAAAAACTGATTTTGTCATGACGTATTCAAAGAAGCATAGAATAAAGGAGGACATAGTTTGCAATGAAGGAGAGATAGCTGAGTCCTTGGTTTCAG GTGACTTGCCCTGCGAATCGAATCAAGGTGTCTTCTGGAGTGAGCTCAGTGGAGAAGTTGCATCTAATCTGTCCAAAAGTGTTGTTTCACTTGCCCTGCACGATG GAAACACAATGTTATTTGTATGCTCGGGCATAGCTGTACACCGTAATGGACATGTTATAAAATTGCTGACCTCAGCAAGCTTGCTTAAAGCTTTTAATGACGCAAGAAAAGATCATGATAACTTGAAG GTTGAAGTGCACCATGAAGACACTGTTGTCATAGGGTTTTTGAGAGAATATAATTTAGATCACAACATGGCTGCTGTCATTGTGGAGAACTTACCTGATCTTCGTCCTGTGCCTTTCAACAATGTTCAGAAATTTGTACCGCATAGCAAGGTAGTAGCTCTAGGCCGTGATATCTCTGGCAAATTAATGACCACAAGTGGGGTATTGATTGGTGAATCATACAATGGATATCTTATGTCGTCCACTTGTAAATTCTCTGAG GTTTATGAAGGTGGGCCACTTTTTGATTTTGATGGGGACTTTCTTGGCATGAACCTTTCCTTCACTACCGAGGGAACCGTATTTGTGCCAGGGGATAGAGTTCTTGACCAGCTTGTGAATTGTATACTCGATCATGAGGTCAGATTTGCTGCGCGGTTAGAGGCTTTGAAGGAAGTCTG GGTTGGAGAAAGTCCCAGCGGTGAGATGCCTAGCTCTCATCAAG TACATAGAGATGTTCTTAACAAGGATCGATACGGGGATCTAGAATCCTTGGGCTATCCTGAGCCCCCAAAATCGAAAG ATGGCATGATTTTGGCTTATACTTTTGAAGAGCCTTTTGGTGACATATTTGGTAAAGGTGTCTGGAGTGAACTAAGTGAAGATGTTGCCTCTAGCATATGCGAAAATACTGTCGCACTTGCTTCATTCAACG GAGATAAACGAACTTTTGCATGCACGGGTTTCTTTATTGAATGGAACGAGTGTGCCACTATTCTGACTTCAGCGAACTTACTTAGGGATTCTAGTGATGAAAACAGGATTGCTGAAAACTTGAGG ATTGAAGTGTTGCTTCCAAATAATCTGCGCACCGTAGGGACAGTACAACATTATAATTTACATTACAATGTTGCTCTAGTCAGTGTGAAGGATCACTGTGTTCGCCAACCAGTGAAAATTCAACCTTATGGGCATAACTGTCGGAAATTACTAGCTGTAGGGCGTATCTTCGAATCTGGCAGATTAATGGCTGCAAGAGGGCAACAATTTCCCACTGTTGTCACACATGACTGCAAATTTCTTAGTTACTCTGGATGTACAACCACTAAG GCTGGCATTGGAGGGCCTCTTCTTTGTTTCGATGGAACCTTTGTTGGCATGAACTTCTACGATGAGGGTGTAGAAGGCACCGCATTCCTATCATGGTGTGAGATTCGCGAGATCCTGAAGTATTTTAAGACAAAAGG GGCTGTTGCTGAACATAGCCATGGTAATCCATCTGATGTGCTTGATTGGAAGATTGCTGGAGATGATAGTGTTCACCCTGATAG ATGGCCGGTTCCTATGCCGTATTGGACTCTTCCTGAGGATCTGGTCCAACGTAAACTTGCAGCTAAAATAAGAAGACAAGAGGCCATCCTGTGTTGA
- the LOC4351472 gene encoding uncharacterized protein, protein MDIERQVQETFSNHYKSVVLIRRGSDGIGTGFIIGKTRKSYVAMTCYHVISGNPSGALKVRLPRDTKDYVAELLYEHQGYDLAIIKVNGVSGECPILQFGDLEGVAHRANVVQLGYILGSQFALNLDPSVSPGSVIRPANQNGMMGSQDVVYSAAARHGASGSAVMFDDKVIGVLYSMSTNSQVAYARSSTTVHMALKNWLHPNDAAITTEKMIELVVKPLNDSELDD, encoded by the exons ATGGATATTGAGCGACAAGTTCAAGAGACATTTAGTAACCACTATAAAAGCGTGGTGCTAATCAGAAGGGGATCAGATGGCATCGGCACTGGCTTTATTATTGGTAAAACAAGGAAAAGTTATGTTGCGATGACATGCTACCATGTCATCTCAGGTAACCCCTCTGGTGCTTTAAAGGTCAGACTACCTAGGGACACAAAGGATTATGTTGCTGAGCTGCTATATGAGCATCAGGGTTATGATCTTGCAATTATTAAAGTTAATGGAGTGAGTGGAGAATGCCCAATTCTTCAATTTGGTGATTTAGAAGGTGTGGCGCATAGGGCCAATGTCGTTCAGCTTGGATATATCCTTGGGTCACAGTTTGCTTTAAACTTGGACCCCTCAGTATCTCCTGGATCAGTCAT AAGACCGGCAAACCAAAATGGAATGATGGGCAGCCAGGATGTTGTCTACAGTGCCGCTGCAAGACATGGCGCCTCAGGATCTGCAGTGATGTTTGATGATAAAGTTATTGGAGTACTATATTCAATGTCTACAAATAGCCAAGTTGCGTATGCTCGATCAAGTACTACTGTTCACATGGCCTTGAAGAATTGGTTGCATCCAAAT GATGCTGCAATAACCACTGAGAAGATGATAGAACTTGTAGTAAAACCTCTAAATGATTCAGAGTTAGACGATTGA
- the LOC4351471 gene encoding uncharacterized protein: protein MTDYHSNSKTVEFFEGDVDHSYAVAIAPESKYSVHNMPGFIIHRSLEAASDSSESVYKGSEDYFTFACRYGDTSPNLVSRLITGPVFNLNGQVLGIVVDDIEYKFWPKKPRKEDGSQEIIHEDLFYRAGYFLKVAMRVNNLQQDLRSMVKDNDWQNGLKKIATERRV from the coding sequence ATGACTGATTATCATTCCAATTCCAAGACGGTGGAGTTCTTTGAAGGTGATGTTGATCATTCATATGCGGTTGCTATCGCCCCTGAGTCAAAATATTCCGTACACAACATGCCCGGTTTTATTATACATAGGTCACTTGAAGCAGCAAGCGATAGCTCTGAAAGTGTGTACAAAGGTTCTGAGGATTATTTCACTTTCGCATGCCGATATGGAGACACAAGTCCGAACCTTGTGAGCAGATTAATCACAGGTCCAGTTTTTAATCTGAATGGGCAAGTTTTAGGGATCGTTGTTGATGATATTGAGTATAAATTCTGGCCCAAGAAGCCCAGGAAGGAAGATGGTAGTCAAGAGATTATTCATGAAGATCTTTTCTATCGCGCTGGATATTTCTTAAAGGTTGCTATGCGTGTTAACAACCTTCAGCAAGACTTGAGGTCGATGGTAAAAGACAATGACTGGCAGAATGGTCTGAAGAAAATAGCTACTGAAAGAAGAGTGTAA